The Planctomycetota bacterium region TCGGCCAGCCCGCGTCAGCGCCGGTGATGTCGAACAGCCCGTCAAGCACGGCCCACAGTGTAAACGCCAGCGAGAGCACTCCACAGGCGACGCCGACCCGCGTGACCATTTTCAGCGGCACACCGCTGAAGCTGACCAAGCCGTCGGCTGCGAGTTTGATGAGCTTTTTGAGCGTGTACTGCGGCACACCGGCGGCCCGGGCGTCGCGCTCGTATTCCAGGCCCGTCTGCTTCAGGCCGACCCACGTCCGCAAGCCACGGACGAACCGCTCGCACTCCGGCAGGCCGTTCATCAGGTCAACGGCCGAGCGGTCCATCAGGCAGAAGTCGCCCGAATCGAGCGGAATGTCCATCTCGCTGACGAAGGCCATCAGTCGGTAAAAGACCCAGTACGCCGTCCGCTTGAAGGCGTTTTCTTTGCGTTTGCGGCGGACGGCGTAGACGACCTGGAAGCCCTCTCGCCACTTGTCGACGAACTCGGGCAGAATCTCGGGCGGGTCCTGCAGGTCGCAGTCCATGATGGCGACCGCATCGCCAGTCGCGACGCGAAGCCCGGCACTGATCGCGGCCTGGTGGCCGAAGTTGCGGGTCAGGTGGACGGCTTTGACGCGCGAGTCCTTCTCGGCGGCCTCGTCCAGAATCCCGGCAGTCTTGTCGCGGC contains the following coding sequences:
- a CDS encoding glycosyltransferase family 2 protein, whose translation is MPSSSDRPRQRLSVVLPAYNEQDVLPMALERFLGVGPRLAAMGLDLELVFVNDGSRDKTAGILDEAAEKDSRVKAVHLTRNFGHQAAISAGLRVATGDAVAIMDCDLQDPPEILPEFVDKWREGFQVVYAVRRKRKENAFKRTAYWVFYRLMAFVSEMDIPLDSGDFCLMDRSAVDLMNGLPECERFVRGLRTWVGLKQTGLEYERDARAAGVPQYTLKKLIKLAADGLVSFSGVPLKMVTRVGVACGVLSLAFTLWAVLDGLFDITGADAGWPSLAAIVTFIGSVQLLSLGIIGEYLSRIFVEVKGRPTYLIARIASSDSDSTPQPLNGHRPRTADRVETSQPAEVASA